A single window of Pogoniulus pusillus isolate bPogPus1 chromosome 11, bPogPus1.pri, whole genome shotgun sequence DNA harbors:
- the IDH3B gene encoding isocitrate dehydrogenase [NAD] subunit beta, mitochondrial isoform X2: MAALGVGRAAAGGLLRAQSLGVWRGLRSSAALQQIPRAKSDNAKSESTFQVTMLPGDGVGPELMHAVKEVFKAASVPVVFDEHHLSEVQNMASETKLDQVIDSMKESKVALIGKIHTPMEYKGELASYDMRLRRKLDLFANVVHVKSLSGYQTRHNNLDLVIIREQTEGEYSALEHESVRGVIECLKIITRAKSQRIAKFAFDYATKKGRSKVTAVHKANIMKLGDGLFLRCCEEVAELYPKIKFDTMIIDNCCMQLVQNPYQFDVLVMPNLYGNIVDNLAAGLVGGAGVVPGESYSAEYAVFEMGARHPFAQAVGRNIANPTAMLLSASNMLRHLNLEFHANLISDAVKKVIKGGKVRTADMGGYATSVDFTQAVIAALDV; this comes from the exons ATGGCGGCGCTCGGCGtggggcgggcggcggccgGG GGTCTCCTGCGTGCCCAGAGCCTTGGAGTGTGGAGGGGTCTGCGTTCCTCTGccgccctccagcagatcccgcGGGCCAAG tcagacAATGCCAAGTCAGAGAGCACCTTCCAGGTCACCATGCTGCCTGGGGACGGCGTGGGCCCCGAGCTGATGCACGCCGTCAAGGAGGTCTTCAAG GCTGCCAGCGTGCCTGTGGTCTTCGACGAGCACCACCTGAGCGAGGTGCAGAACATGGCCTCAGAGACAAAACTGGACCAGGTGATTGACTCCATGAAGGAAAGCAAAGTGGCCTTGATAG GGAAGATCCACACCCCCATGGAGTACAAGGGAGAGTTGGCTTCCTACGACATGAGGCTCAG GCGCAAACTGGACTTGTTTGCCAACGTGGTGCATGTGAAGAGCTTGTCAGGCTACCAAACACGCCACAACAACCTGGACCTTGTCATCATCCGCGAGCAGACGGAGGGGGAGTACAGCGCCCTGGAGCACGAG AGTGTCAGGGGAGTCATCGAGTGCCTGAAGATCATCACCCGGGCCAAGTCCCAGCGCATCGCCAAGTTCGCCTTCGACTACGCCACCAAGAAAGGGCGCTCCAAGGTCACGGCTGTGCACAAAGCCAACATCAT GAAGTTAGGTGATGGACTCTTCCTGCGCTGCTGCGAGGAAGTGGCAGAGCTCTACCCCAAGATCAAATTTGACACCATGATCATCGACAACTGCTGCATGCAG CTGGTGCAGAACCCTTACCAGTTTGACGTCCTGGTGATGCCAAACCTCTATGGGAACATTGTGGATAACCTGGCAGCAGGTCTGGTGGGCGGCGCTGGTGTGGTGCCTGGCGAGAGCTACAGCGCCGAGTATGCCGTGTTCGAgatg GGTGCCCGGCACCCCTTTGCCCAGGCCGTGGGCAGGAACATcgccaaccccactgccatgctgctctcagcctccaaCATGCTGCGACACCTCAA cctggaaTTCCATGCCAACCTGATCTCGGACGCAGTGAAGAAGGTGATCAAAGGTGGCAAA
- the IDH3B gene encoding isocitrate dehydrogenase [NAD] subunit beta, mitochondrial isoform X1: MAALGVGRAAAGGLLRAQSLGVWRGLRSSAALQQIPRAKSDNAKSESTFQVTMLPGDGVGPELMHAVKEVFKAASVPVVFDEHHLSEVQNMASETKLDQVIDSMKESKVALIGKIHTPMEYKGELASYDMRLRRKLDLFANVVHVKSLSGYQTRHNNLDLVIIREQTEGEYSALEHESVRGVIECLKIITRAKSQRIAKFAFDYATKKGRSKVTAVHKANIMKLGDGLFLRCCEEVAELYPKIKFDTMIIDNCCMQLVQNPYQFDVLVMPNLYGNIVDNLAAGLVGGAGVVPGESYSAEYAVFEMGARHPFAQAVGRNIANPTAMLLSASNMLRHLNLEFHANLISDAVKKVIKGGKVRTRDLGGYSTTSDFVKSVIDSLHPHYGA, encoded by the exons ATGGCGGCGCTCGGCGtggggcgggcggcggccgGG GGTCTCCTGCGTGCCCAGAGCCTTGGAGTGTGGAGGGGTCTGCGTTCCTCTGccgccctccagcagatcccgcGGGCCAAG tcagacAATGCCAAGTCAGAGAGCACCTTCCAGGTCACCATGCTGCCTGGGGACGGCGTGGGCCCCGAGCTGATGCACGCCGTCAAGGAGGTCTTCAAG GCTGCCAGCGTGCCTGTGGTCTTCGACGAGCACCACCTGAGCGAGGTGCAGAACATGGCCTCAGAGACAAAACTGGACCAGGTGATTGACTCCATGAAGGAAAGCAAAGTGGCCTTGATAG GGAAGATCCACACCCCCATGGAGTACAAGGGAGAGTTGGCTTCCTACGACATGAGGCTCAG GCGCAAACTGGACTTGTTTGCCAACGTGGTGCATGTGAAGAGCTTGTCAGGCTACCAAACACGCCACAACAACCTGGACCTTGTCATCATCCGCGAGCAGACGGAGGGGGAGTACAGCGCCCTGGAGCACGAG AGTGTCAGGGGAGTCATCGAGTGCCTGAAGATCATCACCCGGGCCAAGTCCCAGCGCATCGCCAAGTTCGCCTTCGACTACGCCACCAAGAAAGGGCGCTCCAAGGTCACGGCTGTGCACAAAGCCAACATCAT GAAGTTAGGTGATGGACTCTTCCTGCGCTGCTGCGAGGAAGTGGCAGAGCTCTACCCCAAGATCAAATTTGACACCATGATCATCGACAACTGCTGCATGCAG CTGGTGCAGAACCCTTACCAGTTTGACGTCCTGGTGATGCCAAACCTCTATGGGAACATTGTGGATAACCTGGCAGCAGGTCTGGTGGGCGGCGCTGGTGTGGTGCCTGGCGAGAGCTACAGCGCCGAGTATGCCGTGTTCGAgatg GGTGCCCGGCACCCCTTTGCCCAGGCCGTGGGCAGGAACATcgccaaccccactgccatgctgctctcagcctccaaCATGCTGCGACACCTCAA cctggaaTTCCATGCCAACCTGATCTCGGACGCAGTGAAGAAGGTGATCAAAGGTGGCAAA